From the Gossypium hirsutum isolate 1008001.06 chromosome A02, Gossypium_hirsutum_v2.1, whole genome shotgun sequence genome, the window tcattatactttaattaactgtccaattaacaaaattaagggaccaaacttcaattaaactttatactaacctcgtaaatattaaataataacattcacGAATTGAATCATCAGAAATGGGGTTCCAAAATCACCGGgttcgacaccattgaaaattagactgttatagattttattttttaatttttttaaaatttttataaattttaataatgttttaaaattttatgaaattttttaaaaaataattttaaaaaatatattttaaaaaaaattaagctttgAAATGAATGAACCTAGACAACCATTTATCCAGATTCattccaataaaaatatttttttttatttttcatttaaaaaaagaatgaatttattatattttgttgacGTGGCAGTACATTAGCAACTATTTTTGACATGGAGCGCAACATCAGCGCTGTTAACAGATATGTTAATGTTGTAACAGTCATCATTAGTCAAATGGCCTATTTGACCAGTTTTATTAATTTAAGGGCTCGATTGAGTGTAAAAAAATTCCAAAGggctaattgatttttttttgaaaaagttcgAAATACTTTTAAATCATTAAGCCTAAAAACAAagataaaaattaactaaaacctaataaaaaaatcaaatttttttgttaaaaaattaaaaggcaatttaaaaaaaacaaaaaaagtgattttcaagtttttaattGGATTTGTTTTCAAATTAGTTCTAATTATTTTCGATTATATGTTATTGATATGATCTTTTATTCTCAATTTAACATATCAGTTGGATTCAGTTTTGATAACAATCATATAGATATAGTGTGAATATACTAACCaaaataataaacctaaattttaaactacaatatgtaaaaataaataaaatgaatgaatgaaataaTACTTAATTTGCAATTTTTTTACCGTCCATTGGATAGTGCTTCTACTAAGAAGGTAAACAGATACGAGGGCCATttagataaaaaattttatatgatgaattaataATTCCAAATCACAGCGAAAGAAAttagggataatataatttttggttattaatttgataattaagtttatttagatatctgaattttgtaatttattttagtccctcaacttGGATTTTGATAAGATTTGATGATGTGGTTAGTGTTTTTAGAATATGATTGAATTAGTTAATCAGATCGATTGGATCAAGTATCAACTTGTATACTAATCCAAATAAAGAAGTTGAATCGATTAAATTACAAACTACTCAAAACCGGTATAAATTCAAAACTAGGACAAAAAACCAATAGTTGAACAAGTTGaatcaatttaacatttaaaaattttagtttttaatgattttttaatttatttttttaattattgttggtttAGTAGTTGAATTGATCAAACCGATTGAATCGAGAACCAATAGTCTAACACATTCAACCACTAATCTAATTATTAGGATATTGTATGTGACACTTCAAGAATATATCATATAatcacttaaaaatatatattttttaatttttaagtaatgATATGACATAATTTCATAATACCTTAGTATCAATTGGTAATTTGTCTAAATTTGTTGACACTTGGATTTGAAAATAGGAGCCATTGACTTTTGGTTACATGCCAGTCTTTTCACTTATTGGGGATGAGGTAAGAAAATATGCAAATAAAATCTTATAGAAGATGGAAATTTTAAGGGTGGTTGAATTGGGTCACCACTATTGCAGGATATATTATCATGAAGTAAAATCTCCACTCAAACCCCATTCTATCATGGATGTCAAAAACAATGATTGCAAATTATGACTATTTTCACTCACCCAGGGTTTGTTACTGGATTGTTGCAGAAATTTAAATAtggaatattatttaaatttaaaattattaaatttattgatttgaGGATATATTTGAATGATTGGTGTATTTACTTATagttaatgtaaaaatattagtcgtagtgagattagatattgtaaaatattttaacataagacaaaaaaataagttaaataaacCGTACTACACTCCTTTATTCATCCAAACCTACTCTGAGTCTTTTAAATCATTTAACGTTATTGATGTTATAATACGTGAAAAGACATGAATTAGAATATacttaaatttgtattatttttttattttagagtttAAAGATTTTGAGTGATAATAAAAATTGTATCGGTAATAATTCTAATTTGATAGGACTTAATCTAAAAACTCCAATTGATCTCAAATTCGGAATGAATTAAACCCAAACATGAAATGATTCAAAATGATCCATTCAAATTTAATAGGacttaatctaaaaaaatatctAAACTCAAAATGATCCAAATAAAAATTACCTCAACTCGAATATTTCAATCTTAGAAAACCTTGTTAATAAACTAGAATTACTTGAACCCAAAATAATCAAAACTTACTAAATAGTTGGTTACAGTAAGACAAATTTTACTCTTAACGGGAGACTGTAAGTTTAAACATTAGAGATAACCTTATTGAGAAGGATATTTATAAATTTCGAacataaactataaaataaaagaaaatttgaaactcaccgcaatgaaaatattttatggtGGGTTTGAATGGATGGTACTatgcgtttaacttactttttgtcttaTTGTCGTTGCTATTTTTATGATAAACGCACATGCATCAAAACCCACCTTTACCAAGAAAATTTTAAACCTGTTTAATCCGGATTGAAAATCAACTGGATAAGCCCAATATTAAGTAGATAAATTCTAAAAGGAATTGAGTTTAAAGCCTAAATGAAAGAAAAACTCTATAAAAGATGGTCATTTTAGTTTCTAAAAATCCAATATCATGAATTTACACAAATTCATGTAGCAGACCAGGAACTTAATACATGGAGAATGCTATCTGCAAAAATCTGTTTATAAATCTCCCTAAGTCACTGTTATTATGGTCCATTTCCCCACGTTTCAGCAAAATTCATGGGAACAAACAAAAGTTATCTGTTTATACACATCAATGCTCAATCTCCCCAGTCTTTGTAACCCCGCTTCTCCAACTTCGCCCATCGGATTTCTCATCGTCTTCGCCCTCCACGACGCTGCCCCCACTCGACAGCCCTTTAGTCCAACCGCCGTCTCGGAGTGGACCCTGTGGGGAATCAGACTCAGAAATGTTTGCTTTCATCTTCTCATTACACTGATTTTGAGCCGATGAATCCGAAGCAACCTTTCGGAAATGAAGTCTATATTTCTGCACAAACCAAAATTTCTTTCAACAAACATAAAGGGCATAAAACAAGGCCATCAAAAGTCTAAGATTTCACATATGGTACCTGTAAATGGCTTTTCACTTCATCATTGGTAAGACCATCAACTTGCATCAATTCCCTAATCTGTTTAGGAGTTGCCACTGTCAAAAAACCATTAAGACACCAACAAAAGAATCAGATTCCTGGTCCTAAAAAAGGGTTCTTTTCAGTTCAACTTGGATAACAAccatacataaaataaaatacatcaaaatttgaTTACTTTATTTGTAAAGGCCTAACCTTTTGAACCACCAAGCTTTTGAAGAGCTTCAACAAATCGTTTATGAAGCTCAGGTGACCAGCACCGTCTTTGTTTCTTACAATTCTGCATATCTTGTTGGTGTTTGGTCTGAAACTTAGTTTGGTTTTGATCTGAACCAAAACCAGTTTTGCAGTTGTCATTGATCTTCAAGATTGGATTATGAGAAGGAGAGGAAGAACCCAAATCAAAACTTGGGGTCATAAGAGAAAGCTCTAGATTGTCCTTATCCATTTGTCCCTTGAATCTTttgttattaaaaaattcaattggGTCCTCAAACATatcttgttcttcttcttcttcttcttcttcttcttcacttcTCTGTCAAACCCAAAATCCCCTTAAAAACATTAGTAAATACTGTTCTATAAAACAAGATTAAAATCACACACTTGGTTTAGGATATTACCAGTTTCAGTCTTGGAACTTTGTTTGGTTTCTTGTTCTGATCAACGTTGTCGGAATCAGAGTTCCACAGTTGAACAGTACTCCTCCAGTTCCTCTTGTCGCCGGCGCCGCCATCGTTTTCCTTGTTTACCTTTCCATTTCCTTCATCAATGGTCACTGATCCATCACCAAGCTCCTTACACATCATTTCTTCCTCCTTCAATCTCTTAATCACTAAAATCccattaaaaatatcaaattaaatcccggaaaaaattgaaaaaaaataaacaaaaaaaataccatCTTTCAAGAGAAGCATGCAAAGAGGAAGCTCGCGTTTGAAGGCATCAATTTTCTTCATCTCATCTTCCAATCTTCTAACATAATCACTAATCTTACATAATCTTTGAAACCCATTTTTGATCTTTGAAGCTTGTTTCAAAAACTCAGATACAGTTTCTGGTAcataaaccaaatccacatccatgTTCAACtccattattcttttttttttctcgcTCTCTCTTTTTTCTAACATGACAATAACCAACCAGACATGTTCATATAGTATAAAAGAGATTCAAGATTCGCTGCCTGTTTTTCACGAACGGATCGTCGcgtatttttaaagtttataagaaTATAACTCGGTGACTCGGTAGTCGTAACTCAGTGATGTTTGTAAATAATCTATAGGTTCCGTAAAGGCCACGCGGCGAACTGTTGAAAATatgaacattttttaaaatttttatttagtttttttttcctcCACTTTTTGGGATGAAATTACTGTTTAGGTGTAAAAAATTGACCATAAATAGTTGACCCATGAATAGGGGATGCTTTGTCAAAAGTACGTTAgaggggtatttcggttatttcaTTATTGTAATAGATAATttagtcataaaataattaagaaacaTATGTGTTTGGTAAGAAAAAGATGACCCTAGATTTTCTATTTCAAATCCAAGAAAATGTTACTTAAATGCGAATGATACCCTTACATCTATAGATATTTGTCATCTACCACATTGATTTTACGAATTAACCCGacactatttaaattttaaaaatttataaaatcaatccaaattaaatataaagaatTTTTATACTAATATTAGTTATTTAGTAAAGTGAATGTTTATCTGTCAACTTTCTTTCCATTTTTATCTATTAGTTCACGCGTCGAACGTTACTACTTGTTGTTATCCACTCAAAACCAGAGACAAATACAATGGGCGAGTAATGTTTAAATctctttacaaattataaaattataagttggTATGACGGTAAAGTTatattttgacctcaaaatttaaaatttcgttTTGACCTCCCCCAAATTCTTAATAGAGTATGGTATAATGAATTAAGCGAACATCAATTCAATTGAAAAAAATACGAAACAatcaaattaaaaagtaaaaaaatttatactaacgttaattatttttttgtaaatttaaaactcGGTTGACTACTTTCATTACATTTATCTACAAACTCACTCGTCAATCGTTACTATTGAAGCAAGGTGTGCTGAATGAGGTGAGTGGCACTCGAAAATGTCACTGTAACTAGCACTGAGGCAGTGAAATTACTTACCATATTTGAAGATTGTATAATCTTTCTATGGAAACTAATCCAAGGCTATTGAAGTATAGATTAGTGCCGAGTGAATCAATTCGACATATTGTGCTTCGAATGTTTAAGGAGTTGTGATGCACTCgtaaactaattaaaaatattagtaattactgtctttctattatttaaccgacaaaTTGGAGAGatagattaaaactaaaattaactaaagaacatgATAACgaacaaatcaagaaaataaattattaacaacCAAGAAAAGAAACAATATCTAGGAAATAATCCATCTAGATttcatctatcattatcaatctgaattaaacaatttcttcacttagtatcttgatctgtagaaattcCTAAGTTATACTAATaactctttcgagagtaagagcaaccgactctaggttgattaattgaaatatctttctaattaaaacccttattatcgtattaactcgatctagatccccctattagatttgactttaatttggtagatttatgtcatcctatttctaggattgcatgcaactccactcgaTTATATTAGATATACTCTTAAGTCTATTCCTCATTTGATTTAAGCACATCGAATATGTATTAATAatttagaaatatcaaaccaagaattaagcacacataattgagaacaatatccaagtatttattgtgtaaaatagaaattaaataacagAATCCATCCTAAGGTTCATCTTCCTAGGCAtttggaaaattagttcatgataACAATTAAAAACATCTTAAAGAcaatataaccacaagaaacaacgaaactcataataaacttcaaagaaatcaaaaagagatcttcaatcttgatggaaaacTAGTTCAAAGTCAGCTTTAATGGTGTTTTCCGaattgttttcttgaatattctatgacgaCTTACTCACATCTTATTACATTTGTCATATATAGGTTTTAGAATgcctgaaaaacctaaaaattgtgttttttcgTGTGTTTGGAGTGCAATTTACGATTTTAATACGGCCTGGCAGATGGCTGCGCAACAACCCGTGTGAATCACACGGCCATATGTCCAGCCTGTGTGGAATGGACTAACCTGTGTGGCTTCTAAAACTTGCTCTGATTTTTCGATTTTTGCTCGCTTTTTGctcattttgctcccaaatgcccttctaagtataaaaaatgaatttaaaggattaggagcataaaattcaccattttaaattgaataatcatccaaaaattcaTTAAGAATGAGACTAAAATATGTTACATTTGTCATTTATCAAGTTGATTATTATTCACTTAGATTCTATGTTAGCAAGCCGTAATTGATATATGCTATGAGGATTGTCTAAGT encodes:
- the LOC107909337 gene encoding uncharacterized protein LOC107909337 (The RefSeq protein has 1 substitution, 1 non-frameshifting indel compared to this genomic sequence) — its product is MELNMDVDLVYVPETVSEFLKQASKIKNGFQRLCKISDYVRRLEDEMKKIDAFKRELPLCMLLLKDVIKRLKEEEMMCKELGDGSVTIDEGNGKVNKENDGGAGDKRNWRSTVQLWNSDSDNVDQNKKPNKVPRLKLRSEEEEEEEEEQDMFEDPIEFFNNKRFKGQMDKDNLELSLMTPSFDLGSSSPSHNPILKINDNCKTGFGSDQNQTKFQTKHQQDMQNCKKQRRCWSPELHKRLVEALQKLGGSKVATPKQIRELMQVDGLTNDEVKSHLQKYRLHFRKVASDSSAQNQCNEKMKANISESDSPQGPLRDGGWTKGLSSGGSVVEGEDDEKSDGRSWRSGVTKTGEIEH